In Paractinoplanes brasiliensis, the following proteins share a genomic window:
- a CDS encoding MarR family winged helix-turn-helix transcriptional regulator, producing the protein MRPHELDPPGAWAKKYVLASRALMESVLRPFDLGNTQWYVLYRLSGGRPVGQRDLTRELEVERATLSAVIAALVRKGLIEQTADPADQRQKLLHITPAGVTLWHSLPDPMALIAEVAFGGVDPADIETMNRVLSGATRRLIDYRKENGS; encoded by the coding sequence ATGAGACCGCACGAGCTCGACCCTCCGGGCGCCTGGGCGAAGAAATACGTCCTCGCCAGCCGGGCCCTGATGGAGTCCGTGCTCCGCCCCTTCGATCTCGGGAACACGCAGTGGTACGTGCTGTACCGGCTGAGCGGCGGCCGCCCTGTCGGCCAGCGGGACCTCACGCGCGAACTCGAGGTCGAACGGGCGACCCTCAGCGCAGTGATCGCGGCGCTCGTGCGCAAAGGCCTGATCGAACAGACGGCCGACCCGGCTGACCAGCGTCAGAAGCTGCTGCACATCACCCCGGCCGGCGTGACCCTGTGGCACTCGCTCCCCGATCCGATGGCGCTGATCGCGGAGGTCGCCTTCGGCGGGGTCGACCCCGCGGACATCGAAACCATGAACCGCGTCCTCAGCGGCGCGACCAGACGACTCATCGACTACAGGAAAGAGAACGGATCATGA
- a CDS encoding VOC family protein, which produces MRITITSVIVDDQAKAERFYVDVLGFVKKHDIPLGEARWLTVVSPEDPEGCELLLEPEGHPAAKPWKAALVADGVPFTQFTVKDVHAEHERLRGLGVRFTQEPADLGTIYAAVLDDTCGNLIQIVQMKE; this is translated from the coding sequence ATGCGGATCACCATCACCAGCGTCATCGTCGACGACCAGGCCAAGGCCGAGCGCTTCTACGTCGACGTCCTCGGCTTCGTGAAGAAGCACGACATCCCGCTCGGCGAGGCCCGCTGGCTGACCGTCGTCTCCCCCGAGGACCCGGAGGGCTGCGAGCTGCTGCTCGAGCCCGAGGGCCACCCGGCCGCAAAGCCGTGGAAGGCCGCCCTCGTCGCCGACGGGGTGCCGTTCACGCAGTTCACCGTCAAGGACGTGCACGCCGAGCACGAGCGGCTGCGGGGCCTCGGCGTCCGGTTCACCCAGGAGCCGGCCGACCTGGGCACGATCTACGCCGCGGTCCTCGACGACACCTGCGGCAACCTCATCCAGATCGTGCAGATGAAGGAGTAG
- a CDS encoding NAD-dependent epimerase/dehydratase family protein codes for MTILVTGATGLVGPRLLSRLTAAGVECRALVRPGKDVPEGVERAEGDILDPHTLPAAVKGVSAVIHLAAVFRTRDDDQIWAVNRDGTRNLIAAVEQHAPEARFLLASTAHVYDADNPHPGREDDPVAPALAYPASKVEAEQLLRASGLTWGILRLPFIYGDRDGHLESLPELAAGMGWHPAQRLSVVHHADIATAFTLALGGAFDHRTVNIADESSLSIHEMSQIVGYSYGDSAAPLSQPWRGQMDVSLARGLGFTPTISTIYEAARSGAL; via the coding sequence ATGACGATTCTCGTGACCGGCGCGACCGGCCTGGTCGGCCCCCGCCTGCTCAGCCGCCTCACCGCGGCGGGCGTCGAGTGCCGTGCCCTCGTCCGTCCCGGAAAGGACGTGCCCGAAGGCGTGGAACGCGCCGAGGGTGACATCCTCGATCCCCACACCCTGCCGGCAGCCGTGAAAGGCGTCTCCGCGGTCATCCACCTGGCCGCCGTCTTCCGCACCCGCGACGACGACCAGATCTGGGCCGTCAACCGTGACGGCACCCGCAACCTGATCGCCGCCGTCGAGCAGCACGCGCCGGAGGCCCGGTTCCTGCTGGCCAGCACCGCCCACGTCTACGACGCCGACAACCCGCACCCCGGCCGCGAGGACGACCCCGTCGCGCCGGCGCTCGCCTACCCCGCCAGCAAGGTCGAAGCCGAGCAGCTGCTCCGCGCCAGCGGGCTCACCTGGGGCATCCTTCGGCTCCCGTTCATCTACGGCGACCGGGACGGGCACCTCGAGTCGTTGCCCGAGCTCGCGGCCGGCATGGGGTGGCACCCGGCACAGAGGCTGAGCGTCGTCCACCACGCCGACATCGCCACCGCGTTCACCCTGGCCCTCGGCGGCGCGTTCGACCACCGCACGGTCAACATCGCCGACGAGTCATCCCTGAGCATCCACGAGATGTCCCAGATCGTCGGCTACTCCTACGGCGACTCGGCCGCGCCGCTCAGCCAGCCGTGGAGGGGGCAGATGGATGTCAGCCTCGCCCGCGGCCTCGGCTTCACACCGACGATCAGCACCATCTACGAGGCCGCCCGCAGCGGCGCGCTCTGA
- the iolB gene encoding 5-deoxy-glucuronate isomerase, with product MSARVNPLMPNGSTADKPFDVFVTPENAGWRYSGLRVLDLPVGSRAKFLTGDDEMLVLPLSGGCDVACDDERMTLTGRRSVFSRVTDFAYVPRDSTVTVRAPSGGRFALPSARATRQLPFRYGPAEDVAVELRGAGQASRQVNNFCTPERFEADRLIACEVLTPGGNWSSYPPHKHDEPGEKESALEEIYYFEVAPSPSGSPGCAYQRVYGHPDRPIDVCAEVRSGDVVLVPYGWHGPSMAAPGYDLYYLNVMAGPGEREWLVRDDPAHGWVRASWTGVDVDPRLPLTSSRERTRP from the coding sequence GTGAGCGCCCGGGTGAATCCGCTCATGCCCAACGGCAGCACCGCCGACAAGCCGTTCGACGTTTTCGTCACCCCCGAGAACGCCGGGTGGAGGTACAGCGGCCTGCGCGTCCTCGACCTGCCGGTGGGATCGCGCGCCAAGTTCCTGACCGGTGACGACGAGATGCTGGTGCTGCCGCTCTCCGGCGGTTGCGACGTGGCCTGCGACGACGAGCGGATGACGTTGACCGGCAGACGGTCGGTCTTCTCGCGGGTGACCGATTTCGCCTACGTGCCGCGCGATTCCACGGTGACCGTGCGGGCGCCCAGCGGTGGACGGTTCGCGCTGCCGTCGGCGCGGGCGACAAGACAACTGCCTTTCCGGTACGGGCCGGCCGAGGACGTCGCTGTCGAGTTGCGCGGCGCGGGACAGGCCAGCCGGCAGGTCAACAACTTCTGCACGCCCGAGAGGTTCGAGGCCGACCGGCTGATCGCGTGCGAGGTCCTCACCCCGGGCGGCAACTGGTCGTCGTACCCGCCGCACAAGCACGACGAGCCGGGGGAGAAGGAGTCGGCGCTCGAGGAGATCTACTACTTCGAGGTCGCGCCGTCGCCGAGCGGCAGCCCGGGGTGCGCCTATCAGCGGGTGTACGGGCACCCCGACCGCCCGATCGACGTGTGCGCCGAGGTGCGCAGCGGCGACGTGGTGCTCGTCCCGTACGGGTGGCACGGGCCGTCGATGGCCGCGCCGGGTTACGACCTCTACTACCTCAACGTGATGGCCGGGCCCGGCGAGCGCGAGTGGCTGGTGCGCGACGACCCTGCGCATGGCTGGGTGCGGGCGTCGTGGACCGGCGTCGACGTCGATCCGCGTCTGCCCCTGACGTCCAGCAGAGAGAGGACCCGTCCGTGA
- the iolC gene encoding 5-dehydro-2-deoxygluconokinase — MPADEVLTMGRIGVDLYPQQTGVSLREVRTFEKFLGGSASNVAVAAARYGRRSAVITRTGDDPFGEFLHDALRGFGVDDRYVTPVPTLPTPVTFCEIFPPDDFPLYFYRFPKAPDLEIHPSELDHDAIRAAGIFWVTGTGLSQEPSRTATLTALRYRGKSGVTVFDLDYRPMFWASREEARHWYAQALPYATVAVGNLDETHTAVDTREPVEAARRLHTAGIELAVVKQGPAGVLASDGTTRTEVPPAPVDVVNGLGAGDAFGGALCHGLLAGWELETTMRFAGAAGAIVASRLSCADAMPTEAEVRALLEKAANREATDG, encoded by the coding sequence ATGCCTGCCGACGAGGTGCTGACAATGGGACGCATAGGCGTCGACCTGTACCCGCAACAGACCGGGGTGTCTTTGCGGGAGGTCCGCACCTTCGAGAAGTTCCTCGGTGGGAGCGCGTCCAACGTGGCGGTGGCGGCGGCTCGGTACGGGCGGCGCTCGGCGGTGATCACCCGTACCGGCGACGACCCGTTCGGCGAGTTCCTGCACGACGCGCTGCGGGGCTTCGGCGTCGACGACCGGTACGTGACGCCGGTGCCGACGCTGCCCACGCCGGTGACGTTCTGCGAGATCTTCCCGCCCGACGACTTCCCGCTGTACTTCTACCGGTTCCCCAAGGCGCCCGACCTCGAGATCCACCCGTCCGAGCTGGACCACGACGCGATCCGGGCGGCCGGGATCTTCTGGGTGACCGGCACGGGGCTGTCTCAAGAGCCTTCCCGTACGGCGACACTGACCGCCCTCAGATACCGCGGCAAATCCGGTGTCACGGTGTTCGACCTCGACTACCGGCCCATGTTCTGGGCTTCACGGGAGGAGGCCCGGCACTGGTACGCGCAGGCGCTCCCGTACGCCACGGTCGCCGTCGGCAATCTCGACGAGACGCACACCGCCGTCGACACCCGTGAACCCGTCGAAGCCGCGCGGCGCCTGCACACGGCCGGGATCGAGCTGGCGGTGGTGAAACAGGGCCCGGCGGGGGTGCTGGCCTCCGACGGCACGACCCGGACGGAGGTGCCGCCGGCGCCGGTCGACGTGGTCAACGGCCTGGGCGCCGGTGACGCGTTCGGGGGCGCCCTCTGCCACGGGCTGCTGGCCGGATGGGAGCTCGAGACGACGATGCGCTTCGCCGGCGCCGCCGGAGCCATCGTCGCCTCGCGACTGTCCTGCGCCGACGCCATGCCGACCGAGGCCGAGGTCCGCGCCCTGCTCGAAAAGGCCGCGAACCGGGAGGCGACCGATGGCTGA
- a CDS encoding ArsR/SmtB family transcription factor — protein sequence MSESAAEESVFKALADPTRRKILDELTERDGQTLFEICARLAMKYQVQSSRQAISQHLDVLSAAGLVTTRRDGRYKFHYLDTTPLRRLTERWRRRDDTQES from the coding sequence GTGAGCGAGTCCGCGGCCGAGGAGAGCGTGTTCAAGGCGCTGGCCGACCCGACCCGGCGCAAGATTCTGGATGAGCTCACCGAGCGCGACGGCCAGACCCTGTTCGAGATCTGCGCCCGCCTTGCCATGAAATATCAGGTCCAGTCGTCCCGTCAGGCGATCTCTCAGCATCTCGACGTGCTGAGCGCCGCCGGACTGGTCACCACCCGCAGGGACGGGCGTTACAAGTTCCACTACCTCGACACCACTCCCCTGCGGCGCCTCACCGAACGGTGGCGCCGCCGGGACGACACCCAGGAGAGCTGA